A genomic region of Scomber japonicus isolate fScoJap1 chromosome 5, fScoJap1.pri, whole genome shotgun sequence contains the following coding sequences:
- the eif4g2b gene encoding eukaryotic translation initiation factor 4 gamma 2b, protein MLGNIKFIGELGKLDLIHESILHKCIKTLLEKKKRVQLKDMGEDLECLCQIMRTVGPRLDHEKAKSLMDQYFGRMRSLMNNKDLPARIRFLLQDTVELRENNWVPRKAFIDNGPKTIHQIRQEAVKDLGVFIPAPMSQGMRMDFFLESPFMPNRMKLDRETLGGLADMFGQMPGGGIGTGPGVIQDRYSPTMGRHRTNPLFNGHGGHIAPPPQSQFDMGPKSFVKSNQVQNQHFLNQNQNHMAQQQVQSKDMPPRFSKKGQLNADEVSITTQISLRPAQSFLLNKNQVPKLQPQIPNMMPPSAQPPRTQTPPLGQPPQLGLKTNPPPIQEKPQKINKKPPPAREELIKMTEAAMTDYFNSKNLTEAVSAVREMRAPKHFLPEMLSKIIVCSLDRPDEDKEHASTLIHMLRTEGLITGENFMQAFLTVLDQCPKIELDVPLVKSYLAQFAARSIIAELVSVAELAHPLENGTHFPLFLLCLQQTAKLKDREWLTDLFQQSKVNMQKMLPEIDQNKDRMLEILEGKGLSFLFPLLKLEKELLKQIKADPSPQSIYKWIKDNISPKLHTDKGFVNILMTSFLQYIAQELCIVEGDDQLAAPSKEQLEQEKQLLLAFKPVMQKFLHDHTELQVSALYALQVHCNASGFQKGMLLRYFVHFYDMEIIEEEAFLAWKEDITQEFPGKGKALFQVNQWLTWLETAEEEESEDDAD, encoded by the exons TCTTTAATGGATCAGTACTTTGGCCGTATGCGATCCTTAATGAACAACAAGGACTTGCCCGCTAGGATCCGCTTCCTGCTGCAAGACACAGTGGAACTGCGAGAAAACAACTGGGTCCCCCGCAAGGCTTTCATCGACAACGGACCAAAGACGATACACCAGATCCGTCAGGAAGCAGTGAAA GATTTGGGTGTTTTCATCCCAGCACCCATGTCTCAGGGGATGAGAATGGACTTCTTCCTGGAAAGCCCCTTCATGCCCAACAGAATGAAACTGGACAGAGAGACTCTCGGGGGATTGGCCGACATGTTTGGACAGATGCCAG GCGGTGGGATTGGAACTGGCCCGGGGGTTATTCAGGATAGGTACTCGCCCACTATGGGACGCCATCGCACCAACCCGCTCTTCAACGGCCACGGAGGCCACATCGCCCCTCCACCGCAGTCACAGTTTGACATGGGCCCCAAGTCTTTTGTCAAGTCCAACCAG GTTCAGAACCAGCATTTCCtcaaccagaaccagaaccacaTGGCCCAGCAGCAGGTACAGTCCAAGGACATGCCTCCACGATTCAGCAAGAAAGGACAGCTCAATGCAGATGAGGTATCCATTACTACT CAGATCAGCCTGAGACCTGCGCAGTCATTCCTACTTAACAAGAACCAGGTCCCCAAGCTCCAGCCCCAGATCCCCAACATGATGCCTCCAAGCGCCCAGCCCCCACGCACTCAAACCCCTCCACTGGGACAG CCTCCACAGCTTGGCCTGAAGACCAACCCTCCGCCTATCCAAGAGAAACCTCAGAAGATAAACAAGAAACCACCTCCTGCCAGGGAAGAACTTATTAAGATGACG GAGGCGGCCATGACTGATTACTTCAACAGTAAGAACCTGACCGAGGCTGTGAGCGCCGTGCGAGAGATGAGGGCTCCCAAGCACTTCCTGCCCGAGATGCTAAGTAAGATCATCGTGTGTTCCCTGGATCGTCCCGATGAGGACAAGGAGCACGCCAGCACCCTGATCCACATGCTTCGCACCGAGGGCCTCATCACTGGAGAGAACTTCAtgcag GCCTTCCTCACCGTCCTGGACCAGTGCCCTAAGATCGAGTTGGACGTGCCCCTGGTGAAGTCCTACCTGGCCCAGTTTGCGGCGCGGTCCATCATCGCGGAGCTGGTGAGCGTGGCGGAGCTGGCTCACCCGTTGGAGAACGGCACCCACTTCCCCCTCTTCCTGCTCTGCCTGCAACAGACGGCCAAGCTGAAGGACCGGGAGTGGCTCACTGACCTCTTCCAGCAGAGCAAGGTCAACATGCAGAAGATGCTACCAG AAATTGATCAGAACAAGGACCGCATGCTGGAGATCTTGGAGGGGAAGGGCCTGAGCTTCCTGTTCCCGCTGCTGAAGCTAGAGAAGGAGCTGCTGAAGCAGATAAAGGCGGATCCCTCTCCACAGTCCATCTACAAGTGGATTAAAGACAACATCTCTCCCAAACTCCACACCGATAAAGGCTTTGTCAACATCCTCATGACCAG TTTCCTCCAGTACATCGCTCAGGAGCTGTGCATAGTGGAGGGCGACGACCAGCTGGCGGCCCCCTCCAAAgagcagctggagcaggagaaacAGTTACTGCTGGCCTTCAAGCCCGTCATGCAGAAGTTCCTGCACGACCATACCGAGCTGCAGGTCAGCGCCCTCTACGCCCTGCAGGTGCACTGCAACGCCAGTGGGTTCCAAAAAG GCATGCTGCTGCGCTACTTTGTCCACTTCTACGACATGGAGATCATCGAAGAAGAAGCCTTCCTTGCATGGAAAGAAGACATTACTCAAGAATTCCCTGGAAAAGGAAAAGCTTTATTCCAG GTCAACCAGTGGCTCACCTGGCTGGAGAccgcagaggaagaggagtctgAGGACGACGCGGACTGA